The following is a genomic window from Salinibacterium sp. UTAS2018.
ACATAAGGGTGTTCTGCGCAACCGCGAGGGCAATCGCGCTGGCGAGCTACAGAATCCCGAGCGCCTGCCGCACGTGTACATACTGCGTGAGGAATGCGCGTTCGTCGAGGCGCTTGCGGCGCATCCAGGACGTCACTTCGCTGTTGCTTTTGCTGGCGTTGCACGAGCCGCAGGCGGGCACGACATTGCCGACGGTGTAACTGCCGCCGCGGGAGATCGGCTGAACGCAGTCTTTCTGCAACGGGCAGTCGGTCGCGGCACAGTAGGCGCAGCCGCCCCACTCACGAGTGATCTCGTTCCACTGTTCAGCGGTGAGGTCGTTGTCGGCGGCATCCACTCGACGTTTGCGGCGTCGGGCGGCGCGAGCGCGTCGAGTCTGAGCCACAGCCATACCGCTAAGTTACTGCACCAACCCCGAACAGCGGCCTAGGCTGAAACGATGGATGGTCTTCTTCCCGGCGGAAACATGAACGCGGTCGAACGCAGCGGCGACACCGTGCTGCGCAACGCTGGGCCGTGGACGCCGACGGTGCACCGCTATCTCGACTATCTTGCTGTCGCCGGGGTCGATTGGGCACCGCGACCGATCGGTATCGAGGGCGCTCGGGAGCGTCTGTCGTTCATCGAGGGCGACGTGCCGCTGTACCCGTTACCCGATTTTGTGTGGACGGATGCCGTGCTTCGGGAGGGCGCCCGTCGCCTTCGCCAGTTGCATGACGCCAGCATCGGTTTCGGGCTAGACGGCGCCGTGTGGCAATCGCCTGCGAAAGTGCCCGCCGAAGTGATCTGCCACAACGACTTTTCGCCGCACAATCTTGCCTTCGTTGACGGAAGGCTTGTGGGAGCAATCGACTTCGATATGTGCTCGCCGGGACCACGACTGTGGGATCTCGCGTACTTCGCCACGCGGGCAGTCCCGTTGACGTCGGTGACTCCCCACAACGCACCGGGCATCGAAGACGCTCGCCGCCGAGTCGAAGTTCTCTTAACAGCTTATGGATCGGATGCGACGTGGAGCGACGTTCTGCGGGTGGCGATCATTCGCCTTCACGACCTTGCCCAGATGTCCCGCGACAAGGCCGTTGGGCTCTCGAAGCCGCAACTGAAAGACGATGCCGCGGAGTACGAGCGCGACGCGCGCTTTCTGCGCGGGCTGATGGATGACGAGCGTCAGGTTCGTTGAGGTTGTAGCTGTCCCTCGCCTAGCGCTCCTCACGACGCCGGAACCGTCGCGGCGAGTGACCTCAGGACACTAGCGATCTAGGCTGTGCTGCATGAAGATCATGAGCGCGCGTAAACCCCGCAACTGGCACCGAGCCCACGACGACTCTCTCACGACCGGTCAGCGAGCGGCTGACACGCTGCGCAATTCGATGGGCAGCTGGGTCTTCGTAATCAGCTTTATGGCGTTCATGCTGATCTGGGCCGGGGTGAATTCGCTGACGGCGGCGACGTGGGATCCGTATCCGTACATTCTGCTCAACCTGTTTCTCAGCATGTTGGCCGGTCTCCAAGGCGCGATTCTGCTGATCTCCGCCAAGCGCCAAGACAGCATTTCTGCGGCGCTGGCCCAACACGATTACGACGTGGATGCCGCGGCGAAGGCTGACATCGAAGAGGTGTTTGCCCTCAACCAGCAGCAATCAATCGTGATCGCTGAACTGCATGAAATTCTGAAGCGGCTCGACGAGGACCGCGCGGCGTGGATCAGCGTGCGCGAGAAGCTCGGCGGAGATTCGGCGCCGTCGGCCTAGACCCGCAGGCAGCGCGAGCTGTTGCCCGCAGGGGTGCTGGCGCTCGGCCTAGCGCCCCGCGCGACGCGAGGAGATAACTCCGGTATCGAAGCCCATGAGGTTGAGCCCGCCGTTGAAGCGGGCGTGCTCGACCTTGAGGCAGCGGTCCATCACGACAGTGAGGCCCTGCGATTCGCCGTAGACGGCGGCTTCTTCGTTCCAGATGCCGAGCTGCACCCAGACCGCCTTCGCGCCGATCGCGAGCACGTCGTCGATCACGGCGGGGATGTCGCTGGCTTTGCGAAAGACGTCCACGATGTCGGGCACTTCGGGTAGCGACGCCAGGTCGGGGTAAGCCTTCTGGCCCAGAATCGTGTCGGCATTCGGGTTCACGAAATACACCGTGTAGTCGGTCGACTGCAGCAGGTAGGTGCCCACGAAATAGCTCGACCGCGAGGGGTTGGGGGAGGCCCCGACGATCGCAATGGACCTGGCGCCGCGCAGGATGGCGGCACGTTTTTTGGCATCCGGCCCCACCCAGGTGCGCTGCGACTTGAGCAACTTCGCGAGCGGTGAGCTCGCGGGGAGGTCGCACGTGAGCCCATTGCTGAGTTGGGTGGTTTGTACTTCTTCGGTCGACATCGTTAGCCCTTCGTCGCAGCGGTCAACGCCTGGTCGAGGTCGGCGATGATGTCTTCGGGGTCTTCGATACCCACACTGATGCGCACGACACCCGGCAGCACGCCGCCGTCGATGAGCTGCTGCTCGGTGAGCTGCGCGTGCGTCGTCGATGCCGGATGAATCACTAACGTTTTCGCGTCGCCAATGTTGGCGAGATGGCTGGCCAGCTCCACGCTCTCGATGAACTTTTGGCCCACCTCCCGGCTACCCTGAGTGCCCGTCGCGCGCACTTCGAAGGAGAACACCGAACCGGCGCCCTTCGGTAAATACTTCTGAGCACGCTCGAAGTGCGGATGCCCTGGCAGTCCTGCCCAGTACACGGTTTCGATGCGCGAATCGGCCTCGAGCCACTCGGCGACGATGCGGGCGTTGTCGACGTGAGCTTGCATCCGGAAGGGAAGAGTTTCAACGCCGGTCGCGAGCAACCAGGCCGAGTGCGGGGCGAGGGCGGGCCCGATGTCACGCAGCTGTTCCGCGCGCAGGCGAGTGAGGAAGGCGTATTCGCCAAAGTTGCCGCTCCAGTTGAGACCCCCATAGCTCGGCACCGGCTCGTCGAAGAGGGGGAAGCGGTCGGTGGCCCAGTCGAAGCGGCCGCTCTCCACGACCACACCGCCCAGAGTCGTGCCCGCGCCACCTAAAAACTTCGTCGCCGAATGCGTGATCACGTCGGCACCCCACTCGATCGGGCGGCTTAGGTAGGGAGTCGCGACTGTCGAGTCGATGACGAGTGGCAGATTGTGCGCGTGCGCGACCTCGGCCAACCCCTCAATGTCGGCAATCTCGCCGGACGGGTTCGCGATGGTCTCCGCGAAAATCAGCTTGGTCTTGTCGGTTATGGCCGCCGCATAGTCTGCGGGGTCGGCGGAGCGCACAAACGTGGTTTCGACCCCAAAACGACGCAGCGTGACATCCAACTGCGTGATGGAACCGCCATAGAGGTTGGCGCTCGAGACGATGTGATCTCCCGCACCCGCCAGCGCCGCAAAGGTGATGAACTGCGCGCTCAGTCCACTGCCGGTGGCGACGGCACCGAGTCCGCCCTCGAGAGAGGCGACCCGTTCCTCGAAACTGGCCACCGTCGGGTTAGCAAGCCGGGAATAGATGTTGCCGTACTTCTGCAGCGCAAAGCGAGCGGCGGCATCCGCGGTGTCATCAAAGACGTACGCGCTCGTCTGGTAAATCGGCAGGGCGCGAGCTCCCGTCGCCGCATCAGGAATGTTGCCCGCATGAATTGCGCGCGTGCGAAAACCATAGTTGCGGTCGGAACCGCTCTGCTCAGCCATAGCCACAGGCTACCCAACCGGATGCCGTCGCCGCGTCCGCGACGTAACAGAACGCCACGAAGGTGGCTGGCCTAGACCCAGGTCGGCAACCACCAGCGCAGGCGCAGCAGGTCGTAGTCGATGACCTGACCGGTCCAGAGCGGCCAGAAGAAGACGCTGACAGCGATCGCGACGACCACAAACACGGCGACGACGCCGAGGCCGCTCGTGCGCCGATACCGATCGTCGTCGCGGCTGCCGAGGATCACCCCGAGCGCGGCGACCAAGGCCAGAATCAGGTACGGCTCGAACACGATGGTGTAGAACTGAAAAACGGTGCGGTTCAGATAGAGCAACCAGGGCAGGTAACCGGCGGCGACGCCCATCAGAATGAACCCGGTCTGCCACTGGCGGTAGCGAACCAAGCGGTATACGAGGTACAGCATGGCGGCGGTCGCAGCCCACCAGATGATGGGGTTGGCGATTCCCGAGATGGAGGCGCCGCAGGCATCCGCGAGACAACCGTCGTCGCCGCGCGCAACGTTTTCGTAGAACATGCTCGTCGGGCGGATCAGCAGTAACCAGGTCAGCGGGTTCGCTTGGTAGGGGTGGGGTCGATTTTCGCCCACGTGATAGCTGTAGACGCTCGACTGAAAATGCCACAGGCTCTGGATGTCGAGGGGCACCCAACTGAGAACGCCTGTCCACGCATTGCCGTCGGATTCGGCCCAGTCGCGGTCGTAGCCATTGTCGCTGAGAAACCAGCCCGCCCACGTGCTGAGGTACACGAGCAGCGCGACCGGAACGGTGAGCAGAAAGCTCACGGGTGCTTGCTTGAAGAGCGTGCCGGAACCCCAGAAGCCGATGCCAGCCTGACGGCGAGCGAGAGCATCCACCACCAGGCTGTAGACGGCGAAAGCGGCCAAGAAGTAGAGGCCATTCCATTTGACGGCGGCGGCAAGGCCGAAGGCAACGGCCGCGAGCATGAGCCACGGTCGCCACCACAGAGCCGGGCCCCATTCGGTGCTCGCGCCGCGGAGCCCGCGGCGACTGATCCACAACGCCAATCGTGTGGCTGAGTGCTCCCGATCGAGCAGCATGGCGCCGACGCCGAGCAGGGCAAAGATCATCACGAAATTGTCGAGCAGCGCGACGCGGCTCATGACAATCGCATTGCCATCGATGGCCATCAGCAGCCCGGCGAGCGTCGCGAGCAGCGTGGAACCGAACAACTTCTTGGCGATCAGCATGAGCACCACGATGGCGAGGATGCCGACGATGGCCGTCGCAATGCGCCACCCGAAGGGGTCTTCGCCGCCGCCCGGCAGCATGCCCAAGCCGATCAACCACTTGCCGAGAGGCGGATGCACGACGAACGACGGATCGTTCAGAAAGATGTTGGCCTTGCCGCTGTTGAAGAGCGCATCCGCTTCGGCCGGCCACTGCGCCTCGTAGCCGAGGTTCACGAGCGTCCACGAATCCTTCACATAGAAGGTCTCATCGAAAACCAGCGACGACGGATGCCCGAGACCGACCAGTCGCGTGAACGCCGCGATCAGCACCACAATCGCCGGCCCCGCCCACCCGAGCCAGCGGCGGGTCAGCGGATTTCTCGCCGCCCACCAGTCGTCAAGGCGCGAGCCCGCGGCGGCGTAGCGGCGACCGACGGAATCGGGGTGCGCGGCATCAGCGCCGTCCGCCGGCGCAGGCGTATCTGCACCATGACCTGCACCTGCACCTGCACCTGCATCCGCGTCAGGCGTAGTCGAAAGCCACGGCGAATCATTCGCCAGAATGGCGTCGAAGTCGCGCGGTTTGCTCTGGTTCACTCCGCAATCGTACTCAGCGTCGCGCGTTCGTGGGGCGCGGTAAAGGTCTGCCAGATCCAGTCGGCGGCGGTGCGCGCCGGCGGTCGGGGTGTCATAGCGAGCCAGGCGTCGATGATTCCGAAGGTTGCGCCGGTAATGCTGGCACTCGCGATGTCGAGGCGCACGCCGTCGGGGGCGGTGGGATCGTGATCGAGGATTCCTTGGCGCACGATGAGATTAAGGCGTGTTCGCAGTCGCGACGCCACAAACGCTGAGCCGCGGGGGCCGAGCGCACTGGCGTACACGGCGGCGTTGCCGTCAAGGTGAGAAAGGTAGTTGAGAAGGGCTGGCGGTGGGGCGGTGCTGAGCGGGTCAAGATCGACCAGTTGCACTCCCGCTTCGTCGGCGGCGGCTTCGATGGCGAAGGCCAGCAGGGTCTCTTTGTCGGGGTAGTGCTGGTAGAAGCTGCTGCGATTGACGCCGGCCCGTTCGACGATTTCGCCGACAGTCACTTCGTCGAAGGGGCGCTCCTGAGTGAGGGCGAAGAGCGCCTGTTGCAGGCTTCGACGGGTTCGTTCGACTCGGGCATCCATTGGTCGATTGTCGCAGAGGTACCCCACAAAGGGTGAGTTTTCCGACAATTGTTGGAAAACTCAGGGTAGGTCAAATATCATGGATCGCAGCCCGAAGACGTGCTCGTTTTTGTGTCCCTAACGAGAGGTCTCTTTCAGCATGGCTGAACTTCTGTACCGCCTTGGCCGGCTTTCGGCCCGCCGCGCTTGGCTCTTCATCATCAGCTGGCTCGCCGTTCTCGGCCTAGCAGTCGGCGGCTTCGCCCTCTTCGGCGGCACACTCTCCTCCACCATGACGATTCCCGGCACCGAAACCGAACGCGTCGCCTCTGAACTGACCGACCAGCTGGGCGACGTCGGCGGCATCTCTGCCACCGTTGTCTTCGGATCCGAAGATGGCAGTGCCTTCTCCGAGACTCAGCGAAGTGAGATCACGGATGCTCTCGCCGGCCTCACGTCTAAACGCGATGTCACCGACGTCATTGACCCCTTCGAAACCGACGCTCAGCGCGATGACCAAGCGCAACAGATTGTGGACGGCCGCGAGCAGATCGAAGCCGGAAAGCAAGAATTGGCTACTGGTCAAACTCAGCTAGACGCGGGTGCTCAAGAACTCGAAGCCGGCCAGGCTCAACTGGATGCTGCGATCGAGCAGGCCAAAGCCGCCGGCTTCTATGACGCCTCGATCGCGCAGTTCGATGCGCAGCAGGCCCAGCTCGACGCCGGCAAGGCCGAGCTCGACGCGCAGCAGGCAACGATTGACGAAAATATCGCCCTGATCGATGAGCAAGAGCGCGAGCTCGGCTTTGGCGAACGCCTTCTGGATGCCGCCTCAGCGATCAGCTTCGTCTCCGACGACGGGGCCACAGCGCTCGGCCTCATCACCTTCGACAGCGAACTGCTCGACCTCTCGGGAGAGACGAAGAGCGCGATTGCGGCCGCACTGGATGCCATTGATATTGACGGCGTGACTGTCGACTACTCGTCATCCATCACCACGTCGACCGATGGCCTTTTGGGCATCGGCGAGATCATCGGTGTGCTGTTGGCCGGGCTGGTTCTGCTCGTACTGTTCCGTTCGTTCTTGCCCGCAACGTTGCCGATCGTCTCGTCGATCATTGGCGTTGGGGTGGGCGTCGCAGGCTCGCTCGCCTTCTCCGGCGTTGTCGATATGACCTCCGTCACCCCGATTCTGGGCGTGATGCTCGGCCTCGCGGTCGGTATCGACTACACGCTCTTCATCGTGCAGCGCCACCGTCGCCAACTAGCGGCGGGCATGGATCTGCACGAGTCGATCGGGCTCGCTAACGGCACCTCGGGCAACGCAGTACTGTTCGCTGGGTCGACGGTTCTCGTCGCCCTGCTCGCGCTGAACGTGAGTGGCGTTCCGTTCCTCGGCGTCATGGGCACCGTGGGTGCTGTCTGCGTTCTTATCTCGGTGCTGATCGCCGTGAGCCTGACCCCCGCGCTCCTGGCGCTTCTTGGCGAGCGAGTTCTTTCTCGCAAGGCCCGCGCCAACATCGGTCACGAATCGCACGTGCTTCCGCCGGCTCGCGCCATGCGCACGAGCCGCGCGGTGGTCATGCTGATCGTGGCGACGCTCGGACTGCTGATCGTCGCGATCCCCGCGCTCTCGATGCGCTTGGGCCTGCCCGATGGTTCGTCAGAGCCTGCCGATTCGACCCAGTACCGCACCTACACGGCAATCGCCGAGGAATTCGGGGCTGGTCAGAACGGCACCCTCCTGGTGACCGCGACCCTGCCCGCCGGTGTTGCCGAAGACGCAGAACTCGAAACTCAAGCCGATCTGGCCGACCAGCTGTTGGCCTTCGATGACGTGGAAGCCGTCGCGCCGATCGGTGTCTCCGATGATCGGGACTACTTCGCGTTCCAGGTCGTTCCGGTGGAAGGGCCCACGAGCGTGTCGACGGGAGAACTCGTTCATGAACTGCGCGACAGTTCTCCGCTCGCGGGAGACATCCAGCTCGGCGTTGCTGGCTCGGCCAGCGGAAACATCGACATTTCTGAGAAGCTCGCCAATGTGCTGCCGCTGTACCTCGCAGTAGTCGTGGGGCTCTCGCTGATCATCCTGATCCTGGTGTTCCGTTCGCTACTCGTGCCGGTTATCGCGACCGCGGGCTACGTGCTGTCGCTGCTGGCAGCATTCGGCGCGATGGTCGCCGTGTACCAGTGGGGCTGGTTGGGAGCGCTCTTCGGCGTCACCGATCCGGGTCCGCTGCTGAACTTCGCCCCGATCATCATCATGGGCGTGCTGTTCGGTCTTGCGATGGACTACCAGCTGTTCCTCGTCTCAGGCATGCGCGAAGCGTACATTCACGGGGTGCCCGCTCGGGCCGCCGTCATGAGCGGACTGCGCAGTGGTCGCGCGGTCGTCACCGCCGCGGCGATCATCATGATTGCCGTCTTCGGAGGATTCGTCTTCTCGCACTTGGCGATCGTTCGCCCGCTCGGCTTCGGCCTCGCCATCGGCGTGCTCTTCGACGCCTTCGTGGTGCGGATGATGCTGGTCCCGGCCCTGATGCACCTGTTCGGCAAGTCGGTGTGGTGGTTGCCTCGCTGGCTCGACCGCATCCTGCCGAGCGTGGATGTCGAGGGCTCAGCCCTCGAGCGCAGCCACCCCATCCATGCTGCTGAACCGGATGACGCGAGCAGCGACTCGGTACCAACCGCCCGCTAACACCCGCATTCACAGAGCACCTGCACCACACAGCACCTGCACCACACAGCATCCGCACCCACGGTGTTCACTGCCCGGAGAAGCTTCGCGTTACAGCGGAGTCTCTTCGGGCAGTAGTGCGTTCGGCCCCGCTCCGGGGGCGCCCGGCACACGGGATGCCGCTCGCACTGCCCCAATGGAGGCGGCGATCACGAGCGCGATTCCGAATCCCTGGACCAGCGTGATGTTTTGGCCGAGCACGAAGAATCCCGCACCCGTCGCGATGGCCGGAGCCAGTGCCATGAGTACCGAGAAGGCGGCAGCAGAGATGCGGCGCAGCGCAATGAGTTCGAGGGCGTAAGGGATCGCGGAGGAACAAATCGCCACCGCCAAACCGCGCACCAGAATTGACGGCTCGAGTAGCGTGCTACCCGCTTGGGTGATGCCGAAGGGGAGGCTGATGATCGCGCCGATCGCCATGGCGATGGCGAGGCCATCCAAGCCAGCAAAGACCTGGCCGGTCTTGCGAGACGCCAAAATGTAGCCCGCCCACGACACTGCGGCGGCGAGGGCGAAGGCGACGCCGACCGGGTCAAGGGCCCCGACGCTACCGAGGCTCAGCAGGGCAACCCCCGCGAATGCGAGCACCGCCCACAGCCAGGCGCTAGCGCGACGAGCGACGATGACAGAAAGCACGAGAGGGCCGAGAACTTCGATCGTAACGGTCGCGCCGAGATCGACTCGAGAGAGAGCTTCGTAGAACAGCAGGTTCATTCCGCCGAGCGAAATACCAAAAACGAGAGCCATGAGCCAGGCGCGTTTCGAGATCGCGCGCAGGTTGGGGCGCGCGATGGCGAGAAGAATTGCCGCCGAAAAAACCAGCCGCAGCGAGACCATGCCCGCGGGCCCCACCTCGGGAAAGAGCAGCACAGCAACCGAGGCTCCGACGTCTTGAAAAATGAGCCCGAAGACAACGAGCATCACGGCGCCCAGAGGGGTACCTCTCAAGGGCGGGGGAGTCGACATAGTGCAACACTACGACCTCAGAACGGATGCTTTGCGCACGTCAGGCCCAGACCATTTTCGGCCGCGCCACGCGCGACGAAGACGGGTGGGAGAATGGGGGAGTGATCATTCTTGCGGCGACTCCCATCGGCAATCTGGGCGACGCTTCTCAGCGTCTCATCGAGGCACTCACGAACGCCGAGGTGATCGCGAGCGAAGATACCCGCACGACCATCCATCTCATGCGCGCTCTCGGCATCGACAACCGCCCGCGGCTCATTCCGCTGCATGAACACAATGAGTCCGAGAAAGCCGCCGAGATCGTTGAGCTGGCTCGCGACGCCGACGTTCTTGTGCTCAGTGATGCCGGGATGCCCGCCATTAGCGACCCCGGATTTCCGCTCGTTTCGGCCGCAGCCGCAGCCGGCGTCACGGTCACGGCATTGCCCGGACCGAGTGCCGTGCTCACTGCCCTCGCCGTCTCGGGCTTGCCGACCGACCGCTTCAGCTTCGAAGGTTTCTTGCCCCGCAAGGGACGGGTCGCGTACTTCCGTGGCCTTGCTCGCGAAGAACGCACGATGGTGTTCTTCGAGAGCCCCAACCGGCTGCCTGCGGCGCTCGCCGATCTCGCTACTGCCCTGGGCGATGACCGTCGCGCTGTCGTCTGCCGCGAACTCACCAAGATGTACGAAGAGGTCGCTCGCGGCACCGCCGCTGAGCTCGCCGAGAAGTTCAAAGATGGAGCCCGGGGCGAGATCTGTCTCGTGATCGAAGGCGCTGCTCCCGCGACATCCGATCTGCCAACCGCGGTCACCTACGTACTCTCACTCGTCGCTGACGGTGCTCGCTTGAAAGAAGCGGCAACCGAGGTGGCCGAGCAGACCGGGTTGAGCAAGCGCGAACTCTACGAAGCGGCGCTGCAGGCCAAAAAGAAGTAACCCGAGGGCCCGTAGTGGTTAGGCCTGTGCTTCGCAGGCGACCTTCAACTCGTGGTGGTCTTGAGTCAGCGCTTTCTTTGTGACACCGAGAAACAGCAGCCCGACGACGCTCAGGAGGCGTGCCCCGAAGGTCAGCGGCGTCATCGTGAAGCGGTAGTCGAGGCGGGTGCCGCCGTGGCTGGGCATAAACAAATAGATGCTTTGGTAGTGAGTGCCGCGCGACTCCGCGTCAACGGTGTAAGTCACATCCTGCTCGTAGTCGGTAACCCACATCACTTCGGTGGCTTCTTTGCCCGCGAAGCTGCGGGTTTCGCGCCACTTCGTGCCGACATCTAACTGCGCGGGGCCGTCGAGTACTTCGAGGGAAAGGATGCCGCTGATGTTGGTCGAGGCGCGGTCTAGGTCACAAAAAACCCCAAACACGCGGTCCACCGGGGCGTCGATGTAGACGTGGTCGGTGATCTTCATGGAGGCTCCCTTGCGCGGTATCAAGACCGGGCGTTCTGCGACGATATCGCAGTGCGCCCGGTCTCCAGCCTACGACTTTAGGTGGCCACTGGTACTTGAGCGGCAGCAGACGCCACGGTTTCGCTCTTTCGCGTGAAGCG
Proteins encoded in this region:
- a CDS encoding HNH endonuclease; the encoded protein is MAVAQTRRARAARRRKRRVDAADNDLTAEQWNEITREWGGCAYCAATDCPLQKDCVQPISRGGSYTVGNVVPACGSCNASKSNSEVTSWMRRKRLDERAFLTQYVHVRQALGIL
- a CDS encoding CoA-binding protein yields the protein MSTEEVQTTQLSNGLTCDLPASSPLAKLLKSQRTWVGPDAKKRAAILRGARSIAIVGASPNPSRSSYFVGTYLLQSTDYTVYFVNPNADTILGQKAYPDLASLPEVPDIVDVFRKASDIPAVIDDVLAIGAKAVWVQLGIWNEEAAVYGESQGLTVVMDRCLKVEHARFNGGLNLMGFDTGVISSRRAGR
- a CDS encoding TetR/AcrR family transcriptional regulator, which codes for MDARVERTRRSLQQALFALTQERPFDEVTVGEIVERAGVNRSSFYQHYPDKETLLAFAIEAAADEAGVQLVDLDPLSTAPPPALLNYLSHLDGNAAVYASALGPRGSAFVASRLRTRLNLIVRQGILDHDPTAPDGVRLDIASASITGATFGIIDAWLAMTPRPPARTAADWIWQTFTAPHERATLSTIAE
- a CDS encoding MMPL family transporter, which produces MAELLYRLGRLSARRAWLFIISWLAVLGLAVGGFALFGGTLSSTMTIPGTETERVASELTDQLGDVGGISATVVFGSEDGSAFSETQRSEITDALAGLTSKRDVTDVIDPFETDAQRDDQAQQIVDGREQIEAGKQELATGQTQLDAGAQELEAGQAQLDAAIEQAKAAGFYDASIAQFDAQQAQLDAGKAELDAQQATIDENIALIDEQERELGFGERLLDAASAISFVSDDGATALGLITFDSELLDLSGETKSAIAAALDAIDIDGVTVDYSSSITTSTDGLLGIGEIIGVLLAGLVLLVLFRSFLPATLPIVSSIIGVGVGVAGSLAFSGVVDMTSVTPILGVMLGLAVGIDYTLFIVQRHRRQLAAGMDLHESIGLANGTSGNAVLFAGSTVLVALLALNVSGVPFLGVMGTVGAVCVLISVLIAVSLTPALLALLGERVLSRKARANIGHESHVLPPARAMRTSRAVVMLIVATLGLLIVAIPALSMRLGLPDGSSEPADSTQYRTYTAIAEEFGAGQNGTLLVTATLPAGVAEDAELETQADLADQLLAFDDVEAVAPIGVSDDRDYFAFQVVPVEGPTSVSTGELVHELRDSSPLAGDIQLGVAGSASGNIDISEKLANVLPLYLAVVVGLSLIILILVFRSLLVPVIATAGYVLSLLAAFGAMVAVYQWGWLGALFGVTDPGPLLNFAPIIIMGVLFGLAMDYQLFLVSGMREAYIHGVPARAAVMSGLRSGRAVVTAAAIIMIAVFGGFVFSHLAIVRPLGFGLAIGVLFDAFVVRMMLVPALMHLFGKSVWWLPRWLDRILPSVDVEGSALERSHPIHAAEPDDASSDSVPTAR
- a CDS encoding DMT family transporter translates to MLVVFGLIFQDVGASVAVLLFPEVGPAGMVSLRLVFSAAILLAIARPNLRAISKRAWLMALVFGISLGGMNLLFYEALSRVDLGATVTIEVLGPLVLSVIVARRASAWLWAVLAFAGVALLSLGSVGALDPVGVAFALAAAVSWAGYILASRKTGQVFAGLDGLAIAMAIGAIISLPFGITQAGSTLLEPSILVRGLAVAICSSAIPYALELIALRRISAAAFSVLMALAPAIATGAGFFVLGQNITLVQGFGIALVIAASIGAVRAASRVPGAPGAGPNALLPEETPL
- a CDS encoding dolichyl-phosphate-mannose--protein mannosyltransferase, whose product is MNQSKPRDFDAILANDSPWLSTTPDADAGAGAGAGHGADTPAPADGADAAHPDSVGRRYAAAGSRLDDWWAARNPLTRRWLGWAGPAIVVLIAAFTRLVGLGHPSSLVFDETFYVKDSWTLVNLGYEAQWPAEADALFNSGKANIFLNDPSFVVHPPLGKWLIGLGMLPGGGEDPFGWRIATAIVGILAIVVLMLIAKKLFGSTLLATLAGLLMAIDGNAIVMSRVALLDNFVMIFALLGVGAMLLDREHSATRLALWISRRGLRGASTEWGPALWWRPWLMLAAVAFGLAAAVKWNGLYFLAAFAVYSLVVDALARRQAGIGFWGSGTLFKQAPVSFLLTVPVALLVYLSTWAGWFLSDNGYDRDWAESDGNAWTGVLSWVPLDIQSLWHFQSSVYSYHVGENRPHPYQANPLTWLLLIRPTSMFYENVARGDDGCLADACGASISGIANPIIWWAATAAMLYLVYRLVRYRQWQTGFILMGVAAGYLPWLLYLNRTVFQFYTIVFEPYLILALVAALGVILGSRDDDRYRRTSGLGVVAVFVVVAIAVSVFFWPLWTGQVIDYDLLRLRWWLPTWV
- a CDS encoding SRPBCC family protein translates to MKITDHVYIDAPVDRVFGVFCDLDRASTNISGILSLEVLDGPAQLDVGTKWRETRSFAGKEATEVMWVTDYEQDVTYTVDAESRGTHYQSIYLFMPSHGGTRLDYRFTMTPLTFGARLLSVVGLLFLGVTKKALTQDHHELKVACEAQA
- a CDS encoding DUF1003 domain-containing protein; protein product: MKIMSARKPRNWHRAHDDSLTTGQRAADTLRNSMGSWVFVISFMAFMLIWAGVNSLTAATWDPYPYILLNLFLSMLAGLQGAILLISAKRQDSISAALAQHDYDVDAAAKADIEEVFALNQQQSIVIAELHEILKRLDEDRAAWISVREKLGGDSAPSA
- the rsmI gene encoding 16S rRNA (cytidine(1402)-2'-O)-methyltransferase yields the protein MIILAATPIGNLGDASQRLIEALTNAEVIASEDTRTTIHLMRALGIDNRPRLIPLHEHNESEKAAEIVELARDADVLVLSDAGMPAISDPGFPLVSAAAAAGVTVTALPGPSAVLTALAVSGLPTDRFSFEGFLPRKGRVAYFRGLAREERTMVFFESPNRLPAALADLATALGDDRRAVVCRELTKMYEEVARGTAAELAEKFKDGARGEICLVIEGAAPATSDLPTAVTYVLSLVADGARLKEAATEVAEQTGLSKRELYEAALQAKKK
- a CDS encoding O-acetylhomoserine aminocarboxypropyltransferase/cysteine synthase family protein, coding for MAEQSGSDRNYGFRTRAIHAGNIPDAATGARALPIYQTSAYVFDDTADAAARFALQKYGNIYSRLANPTVASFEERVASLEGGLGAVATGSGLSAQFITFAALAGAGDHIVSSANLYGGSITQLDVTLRRFGVETTFVRSADPADYAAAITDKTKLIFAETIANPSGEIADIEGLAEVAHAHNLPLVIDSTVATPYLSRPIEWGADVITHSATKFLGGAGTTLGGVVVESGRFDWATDRFPLFDEPVPSYGGLNWSGNFGEYAFLTRLRAEQLRDIGPALAPHSAWLLATGVETLPFRMQAHVDNARIVAEWLEADSRIETVYWAGLPGHPHFERAQKYLPKGAGSVFSFEVRATGTQGSREVGQKFIESVELASHLANIGDAKTLVIHPASTTHAQLTEQQLIDGGVLPGVVRISVGIEDPEDIIADLDQALTAATKG
- a CDS encoding phosphotransferase, which translates into the protein MDGLLPGGNMNAVERSGDTVLRNAGPWTPTVHRYLDYLAVAGVDWAPRPIGIEGARERLSFIEGDVPLYPLPDFVWTDAVLREGARRLRQLHDASIGFGLDGAVWQSPAKVPAEVICHNDFSPHNLAFVDGRLVGAIDFDMCSPGPRLWDLAYFATRAVPLTSVTPHNAPGIEDARRRVEVLLTAYGSDATWSDVLRVAIIRLHDLAQMSRDKAVGLSKPQLKDDAAEYERDARFLRGLMDDERQVR